In a single window of the Ancylobacter polymorphus genome:
- a CDS encoding ABC transporter permease, with product MGSLSRAYGRPLATVIVGIAIAWVLVLILVPLGAMVEQSLWWRESKGDVSLTIDRLYNDISLMELDRQSETDPAKKASLDQSVSEKQAEIATLEAQEKNPPKSYGIANFTRMSGLHFYIFVRTIFYALLVTALALVVCYPVAYVVALASGPRKAIILMVALIVPYAINELLRVYAWLMILDYRGVINGVLQWMGFINLDAREWIPFLENPSAVFLAMIYTYVLFMVFPMVNTLETLDRNQIEAARDLGASTLRIHRRVIIPHAKPGIAVGCIMTFMLSAGSYSVPAIMTRGQGGDWFSQLVYRQFYEANNWNMGSAYAVSLLVVCTAFILLMMRLFGVGLRDIAK from the coding sequence ATGGGTAGTCTCTCGCGCGCTTATGGCCGGCCGCTGGCCACCGTTATCGTCGGCATCGCCATCGCCTGGGTGCTGGTGCTGATTCTTGTCCCCCTGGGGGCGATGGTGGAGCAGTCGCTGTGGTGGCGGGAATCGAAGGGCGACGTGTCGCTCACCATTGACCGGCTCTACAATGACATCTCGCTGATGGAGCTCGACCGGCAAAGCGAAACCGACCCGGCGAAGAAGGCGAGCCTCGACCAGAGCGTCTCGGAAAAGCAGGCCGAGATCGCCACGCTGGAAGCGCAGGAGAAGAACCCGCCGAAGAGCTACGGCATCGCCAACTTCACCCGCATGAGCGGCCTGCATTTCTACATCTTCGTGCGCACCATCTTCTACGCTTTGTTGGTGACGGCACTGGCGCTCGTCGTCTGCTACCCCGTCGCCTATGTCGTGGCGCTGGCGAGTGGCCCGCGCAAGGCGATCATCCTGATGGTCGCGCTGATCGTCCCCTATGCCATCAACGAATTACTGCGCGTCTATGCCTGGCTCATGATCCTGGACTATCGCGGCGTCATCAACGGCGTGCTGCAATGGATGGGGTTCATCAATCTCGATGCGCGCGAGTGGATCCCGTTCCTGGAGAATCCCTCCGCCGTCTTCCTGGCGATGATCTACACCTACGTCCTGTTCATGGTGTTCCCGATGGTGAACACGCTGGAGACACTGGACCGCAACCAGATCGAAGCCGCGCGCGACCTCGGCGCCTCGACGCTGCGCATCCACCGCCGGGTCATCATCCCGCACGCCAAGCCGGGCATCGCGGTGGGCTGCATCATGACCTTCATGCTGTCGGCCGGCTCCTATTCCGTGCCGGCGATCATGACGCGCGGCCAGGGCGGCGACTGGTTCAGCCAGCTCGTGTACCGGCAGTTCTATGAGGCGAACAACTGGAACATGGGTTCGGCCTATGCCGTGTCGCTGCTCGTGGTCTGCACCGCCTTCATCCTCCTGATGATGCGCTTGTTCGGCGTCGGGCTGAGGGACATCGCGAAATGA